A window from Bdellovibrionales bacterium encodes these proteins:
- the gmk gene encoding guanylate kinase, which produces MKTRMIIVAAPSGAGKSSFVEKACREDSRLEDTVTYTTRGMRKGESQGHPYNFVTREEFEAKIKENFFVEWANVHTNLYGTPYYQLENAWIKGKCIIMDVDVQGADTFKAKYPDAVSVFILPPSIDELRRRIEKRDGKIPADIEIRMANAEKEIKQASRFDYQIVNDQFEHSYAQFKKIIEELLS; this is translated from the coding sequence ATGAAAACGAGAATGATCATTGTCGCAGCTCCGAGCGGGGCCGGCAAAAGCAGCTTTGTAGAGAAAGCATGTCGGGAAGATTCTCGTCTCGAAGATACTGTCACGTACACCACCCGCGGGATGCGTAAAGGCGAGAGCCAAGGCCACCCTTATAACTTTGTGACTCGTGAAGAGTTCGAAGCCAAAATCAAAGAAAACTTCTTCGTTGAGTGGGCCAATGTGCACACGAATCTTTACGGAACTCCATACTATCAGCTGGAAAATGCCTGGATTAAGGGCAAATGCATCATCATGGACGTCGACGTTCAGGGGGCTGATACCTTTAAAGCGAAATACCCGGATGCGGTTTCGGTTTTCATTCTCCCACCGAGTATCGACGAGCTGCGTCGTAGAATTGAAAAGCGCGACGGAAAGATCCCCGCGGACATTGAAATCCGTATGGCGAACGCTGAAAAGGAAATCAAACAGGCGTCTCGCTTCGATTATCAGATTGTGAACGACCAATTTGAGCACTCTTACGCTCAATTTAAAAAAATCATTGAAGAATTACTGTCTTAG
- a CDS encoding type II secretion system protein encodes MKNQKGFTLIEILISLVIGSITAAVIASYISYLARLNAQMKLRRVSGEAIHSLAESIRFNLSLFQASFDNSITKEKEMLDPAKLPLGIQNHNLVQRSECAKVACQAYVGYIIIPSEIVRNLYQVKFLAVSTDEEGKWRQTFTYFITVK; translated from the coding sequence ATGAAAAATCAAAAGGGTTTTACCCTGATTGAAATTCTGATTTCTCTTGTGATCGGCTCGATTACAGCGGCCGTGATTGCAAGCTATATTTCTTATTTGGCACGGCTGAATGCCCAAATGAAACTCCGCCGCGTTTCTGGTGAAGCGATTCACTCGCTTGCGGAAAGCATTCGTTTCAATCTTTCTTTGTTCCAGGCAAGTTTCGACAATAGCATTACAAAAGAAAAAGAGATGCTCGATCCAGCGAAGCTGCCGCTTGGGATCCAAAATCATAACTTGGTTCAGCGTTCTGAATGCGCCAAAGTGGCGTGCCAAGCTTATGTTGGCTACATCATTATTCCGAGTGAGATTGTGAGAAACTTATATCAAGTCAAATTTTTGGCCGTGAGTACGGATGAGGAGGGCAAGTGGCGTCAAACCTTCACTTACTTCATCACCGTAAAATAG
- a CDS encoding bifunctional (p)ppGpp synthetase/guanosine-3',5'-bis(diphosphate) 3'-pyrophosphohydrolase: MSESHVEGGLSQRPTKTLEELLNKIRSYFPQADLKIIEKAYYFSEKAHEGQIRRSGEPYISHPLAVGGILADLHLDLDSIVTGLLHDTVEDTHATLEDIRREFGESVAQLVDGVTKISQMKFKNSYEKQGENIRKMIVAMGRDVRVLLVKLCDRLHNMRTMNFMPFEKQERIAMETLEIYCPLAGRMGISSLKIELEDLCFRYYRPDMYYELVQKVRKTEAEQNRYIDDVKSVISKELDKAGFKFEVFGRSKHLWSIYKKMQSRNIDYEQLYDVLAFRVIVESVAECYGVLGLVHSLWKPIPGRFKDFIAMPKTNNYQSLHTTVIGPGGERIEIQIRTREMHLVAERGIAAHWKYKERGKAAEDSEFQQVNWLKDLVNSHQQVKNADEFLDSVKTDLFDSEIYVFTPKGDVREFPEGATPLDFAYAVHTELGNKCTGARINGKMVPLRYQLQNGDTVEIVTSKTQEPSKDWLKFAVTNKAKQKIRQYVKEEQRRRSLALGKDLVEKEFRKFGMAAVKHLKGPEYETFLKENGLKDLEELYVKVGYGRLEPRHLVNRVSPTTIAKEAAKTEETTFMEKVVKAAAQKTRKSNSLVSVDGMDDVLVHFAKCCHPIPGDPISGFISRGRGVTVHRADCPKAFELDQFRKVDVAWTSTQASDGQERMVRVRVISHDVPGLLKSMSEVFAVQGINIESAQIRTTKDKKAVCNFEVSVKDASQLNNAIYELQKIKGILGVTRVFH; encoded by the coding sequence ATGTCAGAGAGCCACGTGGAAGGCGGTCTTTCCCAAAGACCCACAAAAACCCTAGAAGAACTTTTAAATAAAATCAGATCCTATTTTCCACAGGCTGATTTGAAAATCATTGAGAAAGCCTATTACTTTTCTGAAAAAGCTCACGAAGGGCAAATTCGTCGTTCGGGAGAACCCTACATTTCTCATCCGCTGGCTGTTGGCGGAATTCTCGCAGACCTGCATTTAGATTTAGATTCGATTGTGACGGGGCTTTTGCACGACACGGTTGAAGACACGCATGCGACTCTCGAAGACATTCGCCGCGAGTTTGGCGAGTCTGTGGCGCAGCTCGTGGATGGTGTCACGAAGATCTCGCAGATGAAGTTTAAAAACAGCTACGAGAAGCAAGGCGAGAATATTCGCAAGATGATCGTGGCCATGGGACGTGATGTGCGCGTGCTTCTGGTGAAGCTTTGCGATCGTTTGCACAATATGCGCACGATGAACTTCATGCCGTTTGAAAAGCAAGAGCGCATTGCCATGGAGACCCTCGAGATTTACTGTCCCCTGGCGGGCCGTATGGGTATCAGCTCTTTGAAAATTGAGCTTGAAGACTTGTGCTTCCGTTACTATCGCCCCGACATGTACTACGAGCTGGTACAAAAGGTTCGTAAGACCGAGGCTGAGCAAAATCGTTACATCGATGATGTGAAAAGTGTGATCAGTAAAGAGCTTGATAAAGCCGGTTTCAAGTTTGAAGTGTTCGGCCGCTCGAAGCACTTATGGTCCATCTACAAGAAAATGCAAAGTCGTAATATCGATTACGAGCAGCTCTATGATGTGCTGGCATTCCGTGTGATTGTTGAATCTGTGGCAGAGTGCTATGGCGTTCTGGGGCTTGTCCACTCGCTGTGGAAGCCGATCCCTGGACGCTTTAAAGACTTCATCGCCATGCCGAAGACCAATAACTACCAGTCGTTGCATACGACGGTGATCGGTCCCGGCGGGGAACGCATCGAAATTCAAATCCGCACGCGTGAAATGCATCTCGTTGCCGAGCGCGGTATCGCGGCTCACTGGAAGTATAAAGAACGCGGCAAGGCCGCAGAGGATAGCGAATTCCAGCAAGTGAATTGGCTGAAGGATCTTGTTAATTCTCATCAACAAGTTAAAAACGCCGACGAATTCCTTGATAGTGTAAAGACTGATCTTTTTGATTCTGAAATTTATGTTTTCACTCCGAAGGGGGATGTGCGTGAATTCCCCGAGGGCGCAACTCCTTTAGATTTTGCCTATGCGGTTCATACAGAGCTTGGTAATAAGTGCACCGGCGCTCGTATCAACGGCAAAATGGTGCCGCTCAGATATCAGCTTCAAAACGGGGATACGGTTGAGATCGTGACTTCAAAAACGCAAGAGCCTTCGAAAGACTGGCTTAAGTTTGCGGTTACGAATAAAGCAAAGCAAAAAATCCGCCAGTACGTTAAGGAAGAGCAACGTCGTCGTTCTTTGGCTTTGGGTAAGGATCTTGTCGAAAAAGAATTCCGCAAGTTCGGTATGGCGGCTGTGAAGCATTTGAAGGGTCCTGAGTACGAGACGTTCTTAAAAGAAAATGGTCTGAAGGATTTGGAAGAGCTCTACGTGAAAGTCGGCTACGGCCGTTTGGAGCCCCGCCATCTGGTGAACCGTGTGTCACCGACGACGATTGCGAAAGAGGCTGCTAAGACCGAAGAGACGACCTTCATGGAGAAGGTGGTGAAGGCCGCCGCTCAGAAGACGCGTAAGAGTAACTCTCTTGTTAGCGTCGACGGGATGGATGACGTGCTTGTGCATTTTGCAAAATGCTGCCATCCGATTCCCGGCGATCCAATTAGTGGCTTTATTTCCCGCGGTCGTGGCGTCACAGTCCATCGCGCCGATTGCCCGAAGGCATTTGAGCTCGATCAATTCCGTAAAGTCGATGTCGCATGGACAAGCACTCAGGCAAGTGATGGCCAGGAGCGCATGGTGCGTGTTCGCGTGATCAGTCATGACGTGCCGGGCTTGCTAAAATCCATGTCCGAGGTTTTTGCAGTTCAAGGCATCAACATCGAAAGCGCGCAGATCCGCACCACCAAAGATAAAAAAGCAGTCTGCAACTTCGAAGTCAGCGTCAAAGACGCCAGCCAGCTCAACAACGCCATCTACGAACTCCAAAAAATCAAAGGCATCCTCGGCGTCACCCGCGTCTTCCACTAA
- a CDS encoding YicC family protein: protein MKSMTGYGTSKAQQKDLNIEVSIRTVNGRFLDTRFHLPREFVPFEADLKKILSEKILRGTVDIFVNRRNKGAQEAAEVRVNEELAKKYLSAFQKISKATKLPANLHLEILARMPDVIQLEDKSEVTTHEEKLLKSVFTKACGDCVKEREREGKFLQKELEKLVHDLEKQVAIVAGLREDANRQLQERFEQKIGSRLKGQEMDPQRLTQEIVIQLEKADINEELVRLTEHLKNYKDLLKSAQAEGKKLDFYTQELLREVNTIGSKSQVAKITQAVVEAKTLIERLREQVQNVE from the coding sequence ATGAAAAGCATGACTGGTTACGGCACCTCGAAGGCGCAGCAAAAGGACCTCAACATTGAAGTGAGCATTCGCACCGTGAATGGTCGCTTCCTCGATACGAGATTCCATTTGCCGCGTGAATTCGTGCCTTTTGAAGCGGATCTTAAAAAAATTCTGAGCGAAAAAATTCTGCGCGGAACGGTGGACATCTTTGTCAACCGCCGCAATAAAGGCGCACAGGAAGCTGCAGAAGTGCGTGTGAACGAAGAGCTCGCGAAAAAATATCTCAGCGCTTTTCAGAAAATTTCAAAAGCCACCAAGCTCCCGGCGAACCTGCATCTGGAAATTCTGGCGCGCATGCCGGATGTTATCCAGCTTGAAGACAAATCCGAAGTCACAACTCATGAAGAAAAGTTGCTAAAATCGGTTTTCACTAAAGCTTGCGGCGATTGTGTGAAAGAGCGGGAGCGCGAAGGTAAGTTTTTGCAGAAGGAGCTCGAAAAACTCGTTCACGACCTTGAAAAGCAGGTGGCTATTGTGGCGGGGCTCCGCGAAGACGCCAACCGTCAGTTGCAAGAACGCTTTGAACAAAAAATCGGCAGCCGTTTGAAGGGTCAAGAGATGGATCCTCAGCGCCTGACTCAGGAAATCGTGATCCAGCTTGAAAAGGCCGATATCAACGAGGAGCTGGTCCGCCTGACAGAGCATCTTAAAAACTATAAAGATCTGTTGAAAAGTGCTCAGGCAGAGGGCAAAAAGCTCGATTTCTACACCCAGGAATTGCTTCGTGAGGTGAACACCATCGGCTCAAAGTCTCAGGTAGCCAAGATCACTCAGGCTGTGGTAGAAGCGAAAACACTCATTGAAAGACTTAGAGAACAGGTTCAGAACGTAGAGTAG
- the mutL gene encoding DNA mismatch repair endonuclease MutL, translating to MSSIQVLPPEVVDQIAAGEVVERPSHLVKELVENSIDAGATSVTVEFSEGGRYVKVKDNGKGIPPEQLPKALERFATSKISKSDDLWKLRTFGFRGEALASISAVSRLNLTSRPPGAEKAFQLLSEFGKKTTVDPVGGSEGTTITIQELFGNVPARLKFLKSDAAEGTQIKTTLKALALAHHDVEFRVYEKNELVFFWPACKSRKDRVEQILEIKTMYEGRADRENVSAYAVFADPHQVAKTGKNIWLFAQNRWVQDRSMQAAVMEAYRNLLMHGEYPIAVVWVDVDPEYIDVNIHPTKSQVKFHNPSLAFRAVQASLRDTLEQAPWVPVPKAGAKPVGLGASEVSLRFEPAALVQPQVQSAFTGQDFEVTQFQKKDFPLQMAAQQADLRREAVENLTKPSTDAVNPFVRPASSSAAPTSATSYSAAESAPAPARQASTSSSGGYWSSLEVLGQANLTYIICQHRDKLVFVDQHAAHERVVFERLMSAWRGGKMEVQEFLFPLAVDLTPDKVEALQNLFTDLEKLGVYVEVLGPTTVGVKAAPTLIKESVLSSVLDKMATEALDLGGSFRMEKVVGDICATMACHSVVRAGQALSTEQMKNLLAEMDDFPLSSFCPHGRPVSVEYPYAKLEKDFGRIV from the coding sequence ATGTCCTCAATTCAAGTTTTACCTCCAGAAGTCGTTGACCAAATTGCCGCTGGTGAAGTGGTTGAAAGACCGTCTCATCTTGTCAAAGAACTCGTCGAAAACAGTATCGATGCGGGGGCAACCTCCGTCACCGTCGAGTTTTCAGAAGGCGGCCGCTATGTGAAGGTCAAAGACAACGGCAAGGGGATCCCGCCAGAGCAACTGCCAAAAGCTCTCGAGCGCTTCGCAACCAGTAAAATCTCTAAGAGTGATGATCTCTGGAAGTTGCGCACGTTCGGTTTCCGCGGTGAGGCTCTTGCGAGTATTTCCGCCGTCAGCAGATTGAATCTGACATCGCGTCCTCCGGGTGCTGAAAAAGCGTTTCAGCTTCTCAGTGAGTTCGGCAAAAAAACGACTGTGGATCCTGTCGGTGGCTCTGAGGGCACCACGATCACGATTCAAGAACTCTTTGGCAATGTACCTGCGCGTTTGAAGTTTTTAAAATCCGATGCGGCTGAAGGCACGCAAATCAAGACCACTTTGAAAGCTTTGGCCCTTGCGCATCACGATGTTGAGTTCCGCGTTTACGAAAAAAACGAGTTGGTCTTTTTCTGGCCGGCATGCAAGTCACGTAAAGACCGCGTTGAGCAAATTCTCGAAATCAAAACAATGTACGAAGGCCGTGCGGATCGCGAGAACGTCTCGGCCTATGCAGTATTCGCAGACCCTCATCAAGTGGCTAAGACCGGAAAAAATATCTGGCTCTTTGCTCAAAATCGCTGGGTGCAAGACCGTAGCATGCAAGCCGCTGTCATGGAAGCTTATCGCAATCTTCTCATGCACGGAGAGTATCCTATCGCTGTGGTGTGGGTTGACGTGGATCCTGAATACATTGATGTGAATATTCATCCGACAAAATCACAAGTGAAGTTTCATAACCCATCGCTGGCATTCCGTGCCGTGCAAGCTTCATTGCGAGATACTTTGGAGCAAGCGCCGTGGGTGCCGGTTCCGAAGGCAGGTGCAAAGCCCGTCGGATTGGGAGCTAGCGAAGTCAGTTTGAGATTTGAGCCCGCTGCTTTGGTTCAGCCGCAAGTGCAGTCTGCATTCACGGGGCAAGATTTCGAAGTGACTCAATTTCAGAAAAAAGATTTCCCTCTGCAAATGGCGGCACAACAAGCTGATCTTCGTCGCGAAGCTGTTGAAAATTTAACCAAGCCAAGCACGGATGCCGTGAATCCTTTTGTAAGGCCAGCATCATCATCGGCAGCTCCAACAAGTGCGACGTCCTACTCGGCAGCAGAGTCCGCTCCGGCGCCTGCACGCCAGGCTTCGACATCATCTTCGGGCGGCTATTGGTCCTCGTTGGAAGTTCTCGGCCAGGCAAATCTGACTTACATCATTTGCCAACACCGCGATAAGCTCGTGTTTGTTGATCAGCATGCGGCCCATGAGCGCGTCGTATTTGAGCGTCTGATGAGTGCATGGCGTGGCGGTAAAATGGAAGTACAAGAATTTCTTTTTCCACTCGCCGTGGATCTCACACCGGATAAAGTGGAAGCTTTGCAAAATCTTTTCACGGATCTTGAAAAGCTCGGCGTGTATGTTGAGGTTCTGGGGCCCACCACTGTGGGCGTAAAAGCTGCGCCGACATTGATCAAGGAATCGGTTTTGAGCTCTGTCCTTGATAAGATGGCGACTGAAGCCCTCGATCTTGGCGGCAGCTTCCGCATGGAAAAAGTGGTTGGCGATATTTGCGCAACCATGGCGTGCCATTCCGTCGTCCGTGCCGGGCAAGCACTCAGCACTGAGCAAATGAAGAACTTACTTGCGGAAATGGATGATTTCCCGCTTTCAAGTTTCTGCCCCCACGGCCGTCCTGTGTCGGTGGAGTACCCTTACGCGAAACTTGAAAAAGATTTCGGACGTATTGTTTAA
- a CDS encoding DNA-directed RNA polymerase subunit omega — MARVTVEDCLNKVPNRFALVLMVSKRAKQLLKGSECTVAARNNKYIVSALREVAAGNVGYDDNHSDPAGLLAEIERDLNK; from the coding sequence ATGGCACGCGTTACGGTAGAAGACTGCTTGAACAAGGTTCCTAATCGTTTTGCTTTGGTTTTGATGGTTTCAAAAAGAGCTAAGCAATTGCTCAAAGGTTCTGAGTGCACAGTCGCGGCTCGTAATAACAAATACATCGTGAGTGCTCTTCGTGAGGTCGCTGCGGGCAACGTTGGTTACGACGACAATCACTCTGATCCAGCAGGCTTGTTGGCGGAGATTGAAAGAGATCTCAACAAATAA
- the miaA gene encoding tRNA (adenosine(37)-N6)-dimethylallyltransferase MiaA has translation MKSQKPVIFVVGTTASGKSQWALDMAQDLSGSIVNCDSIQLYKSLDIGAAKPSREEMARVPHYLYDYIPEGATMTAGNYSRDFFPCVEKLPADQPVFVVGGTGFYFQAIEKGMYPVRQTPPAIQQEIAEILKTEEGAAKLYEEFQRIDPEAAQKIHTRDHYRLGRAMELIRAEGKSVTQIQKEFAESQAPFPYPLLKIGLRWDREILRERVKLRTQKMLEAGLIEEVQGLLARGLGDWDALQSVGYKEVLEYLRENKSKEWLFENITQNTMGLAKRQRTWFQRDTEIHWFDGKSGYSEALALVKSFTESR, from the coding sequence ATGAAATCTCAGAAGCCAGTTATATTTGTCGTTGGCACCACAGCCTCTGGCAAAAGCCAGTGGGCTTTGGATATGGCCCAAGATCTTTCTGGCTCGATCGTTAATTGTGATAGCATTCAGCTCTATAAATCCCTTGATATTGGTGCGGCGAAGCCTTCTCGCGAAGAGATGGCGAGAGTGCCGCATTATCTTTATGACTATATTCCTGAAGGCGCCACGATGACCGCGGGAAATTACAGTAGGGACTTTTTTCCGTGTGTGGAGAAACTTCCGGCGGACCAGCCGGTCTTTGTTGTCGGCGGAACTGGTTTTTATTTTCAAGCCATTGAAAAAGGCATGTACCCTGTTCGTCAGACGCCGCCGGCGATTCAGCAAGAGATTGCTGAGATTCTCAAAACCGAGGAAGGCGCTGCGAAGCTTTATGAAGAGTTTCAGCGCATCGATCCTGAAGCGGCTCAGAAAATCCATACCCGCGATCACTATCGTCTCGGGCGAGCGATGGAGCTTATTCGCGCCGAAGGGAAGAGTGTGACGCAAATTCAAAAAGAATTTGCTGAGTCTCAAGCGCCATTTCCGTATCCGCTTTTAAAAATCGGCCTTCGCTGGGACCGCGAAATTTTGCGTGAGCGGGTGAAGCTGCGCACGCAAAAAATGCTCGAAGCCGGGCTGATTGAAGAAGTTCAAGGCCTCCTAGCGCGTGGACTAGGCGATTGGGATGCATTACAGAGTGTTGGCTACAAAGAAGTACTTGAATACCTGCGTGAAAATAAATCCAAAGAATGGCTTTTTGAAAATATCACGCAAAATACCATGGGCCTGGCAAAACGTCAGCGCACGTGGTTTCAGCGTGATACTGAGATTCACTGGTTTGATGGTAAGAGTGGCTACAGCGAGGCTTTAGCGCTGGTGAAAAGTTTTACGGAGTCGCGGTGA
- a CDS encoding SH3 domain-containing protein, with amino-acid sequence MFFVSFVAFAQSQKAKVINEGALVYKDADFDAPVLTQLKAGSVYDISLKTKGPFFKIRLKPGVTGWIADTDVRTGKAAATAGKPQDAGKKSPEKKDSKDNFLEKKRPRSFYGSRYRGPVLSYLTYNENTMGSLHTENMPFYGFKVEGPNTMFTGDLRTDAEFLFHFSAPGYYEKATGYPASGWIFITDFVFETAYPQSKWHMLTFGFGPMFKYSHYQASLLQNGKQVSYSLDDMTLGAVFDGGLAFRIAETYALRFNVKYYWEKTKYWGGSLTFGFPF; translated from the coding sequence TTGTTCTTTGTGAGCTTCGTAGCTTTTGCTCAGTCGCAAAAAGCAAAAGTAATTAATGAAGGGGCTTTGGTTTACAAAGACGCGGACTTTGATGCTCCGGTTTTGACTCAGTTGAAGGCCGGTTCGGTCTACGATATTTCTTTGAAAACAAAGGGCCCGTTTTTTAAAATCCGCTTAAAGCCGGGTGTGACGGGCTGGATTGCCGACACGGATGTGCGCACCGGGAAAGCGGCGGCCACGGCTGGAAAACCGCAAGACGCCGGCAAGAAATCTCCTGAGAAAAAAGACAGCAAAGATAATTTCCTCGAGAAGAAACGTCCGCGTTCATTCTATGGCAGTCGTTACCGTGGACCTGTTTTGTCTTACCTGACTTACAACGAAAACACGATGGGCTCACTGCACACTGAGAACATGCCTTTCTATGGTTTCAAGGTTGAGGGACCGAACACCATGTTCACCGGAGATTTGCGAACAGATGCCGAATTCCTGTTTCATTTCTCTGCTCCGGGGTACTACGAGAAAGCCACGGGCTATCCGGCTTCGGGTTGGATTTTTATTACCGACTTCGTATTTGAAACGGCTTATCCGCAAAGCAAGTGGCACATGCTGACATTCGGTTTCGGGCCGATGTTTAAATACTCCCATTATCAGGCCTCTCTGCTGCAAAACGGCAAACAGGTTTCTTACAGCCTTGATGATATGACTTTGGGGGCTGTTTTTGACGGCGGCTTGGCCTTCCGTATCGCTGAAACTTATGCGCTGCGTTTTAATGTGAAGTACTACTGGGAAAAGACCAAGTATTGGGGCGGCAGCCTCACTTTTGGTTTTCCTTTTTAG
- a CDS encoding polyprenol monophosphomannose synthase has product MKALIIIPTYNEKENIQNIINAVFAQNLGVDILVVDDSSPDGTGAIVQEMQKSNPKLHLLTRPGKQGLGRAYIAGFNWGMDNGFDVLTEMDADFSHRPEDLGPLLAKLKDNDFAVGSRYIDGGRTVNWGILRKIISRGGGIYSRIILGFPLNDWTGGFNAWKKEVLKGIDLSTVTSNGYSFQIELKYKAMKKGFKGAESPIVFEDRRVGHSKMSLKIVVEAFYRVWLMRFK; this is encoded by the coding sequence ATGAAAGCACTCATCATCATTCCTACGTACAATGAAAAAGAAAACATCCAAAACATCATCAATGCGGTGTTTGCTCAAAACTTGGGCGTTGATATTCTCGTGGTGGATGACAGTTCTCCGGATGGAACGGGTGCCATCGTTCAGGAAATGCAGAAATCAAATCCAAAACTTCATTTGCTCACTCGTCCTGGCAAGCAGGGTTTGGGCCGCGCCTATATTGCCGGCTTCAATTGGGGGATGGATAATGGCTTTGATGTATTGACCGAGATGGATGCGGATTTTTCGCATCGCCCGGAGGATCTCGGCCCTCTTTTGGCAAAGCTGAAAGACAATGATTTTGCCGTGGGCTCTCGCTACATCGATGGTGGCCGCACTGTAAACTGGGGGATTTTGCGTAAGATCATTTCCCGTGGTGGCGGTATTTACTCTCGTATTATTTTGGGCTTTCCTTTGAACGATTGGACCGGTGGATTCAACGCTTGGAAAAAAGAAGTTCTCAAAGGGATTGATCTCAGCACTGTAACTTCGAACGGTTATAGTTTCCAAATCGAACTTAAATACAAAGCGATGAAGAAGGGCTTTAAAGGCGCGGAATCTCCGATCGTGTTTGAAGACCGTCGTGTGGGTCATAGCAAGATGTCGCTTAAAATCGTTGTTGAAGCTTTTTACCGCGTTTGGCTGATGCGTTTTAAGTAG
- a CDS encoding prepilin-type N-terminal cleavage/methylation domain-containing protein → MASNLHLLHHRKIARNQRGFSMIEVLLVVGLMTFVVLGNTMFINDFIHRMNQYEKESSDESQMAVLNIMAVNIMKKSALSYNRIRMADDNNASFYDYYPDLPLSTFGTTGSRSFTMTAKDTTKYFYLLTSDEADFDSLTYEPMHAYEEVTTPSDITQDGTIRYRGLNTIPDIDNGSGSVATDKLMSKVFGDRWANGKLFVLTCPTYLRPVSAANTINLMTLPRMPSFIGKVVGDDLQPLFNSEAAVTITNSHPVTNAVYNSVDQYLRTLPTIGGAAPFVKIEPAVLYRFEMRANSKYPAGYADLVMKKWSPGGYGSEIMVTDKIQSVEFKRSSIALPVVSLEVQK, encoded by the coding sequence GTGGCGTCAAACCTTCACTTACTTCATCACCGTAAAATAGCGCGCAATCAGCGCGGCTTTAGCATGATCGAGGTCCTCCTTGTGGTGGGACTGATGACCTTTGTTGTTTTAGGCAATACGATGTTCATCAATGATTTCATTCACCGTATGAATCAGTATGAGAAGGAATCTTCGGACGAATCGCAAATGGCAGTCTTAAACATCATGGCCGTCAATATCATGAAGAAATCGGCTTTAAGCTATAACCGCATTCGCATGGCCGATGATAACAACGCAAGCTTTTATGACTATTATCCGGATTTGCCGCTCAGTACATTTGGCACAACCGGCAGCCGCAGTTTTACCATGACGGCAAAAGACACGACGAAGTATTTCTATCTTCTAACTTCGGATGAAGCTGATTTCGATTCTTTAACCTATGAACCGATGCACGCCTACGAAGAAGTAACGACACCGTCCGATATTACTCAGGATGGAACGATTCGCTATCGCGGACTTAACACCATTCCGGATATCGATAACGGTAGCGGTAGCGTAGCGACAGATAAGCTTATGTCCAAGGTGTTTGGTGATCGCTGGGCTAACGGAAAATTATTCGTGTTGACCTGCCCGACGTATCTGCGCCCGGTTTCAGCGGCAAATACGATTAATTTGATGACTTTACCGCGGATGCCGTCCTTTATCGGCAAAGTTGTCGGCGATGATTTACAGCCCCTCTTCAACTCGGAAGCCGCCGTGACGATTACAAATTCTCATCCCGTGACGAATGCGGTTTATAACTCCGTCGATCAGTATCTGCGCACTCTGCCAACAATCGGTGGCGCGGCTCCTTTTGTGAAAATCGAGCCAGCGGTGCTTTATCGCTTCGAAATGCGGGCGAATTCAAAATATCCCGCGGGCTACGCGGATCTTGTCATGAAAAAATGGAGCCCGGGCGGTTACGGCTCTGAAATCATGGTGACCGATAAAATTCAGTCTGTTGAATTCAAAAGATCATCCATTGCTCTTCCTGTTGTCAGCCTGGAGGTTCAAAAATGA